The window AGGGCTGTTGCTGCTGCGCGGCGTGACAGCTGCCAGCGCGGGAGGCGACCGCGGAGCCACCGAGGAGTTCCTCGCCGAGGCCAAAGAGGTGGCCCGGTTCGTCTGCCTCGACCGGCCTGATGCCTGGGCGAACTTCAGCCCGACCAACGTGGCCCTCCACGAGCTGAGCTCCCTGGTGGCCTTCGGCGACTCCGGCCTGGCCCTGAAGGCAGCCCGCCCCCTCATGCGCCGCCACATCCCCGTCCCCGAGCGCCGCGCCGCCCTGTGGGTGGAAGCGGCCCGCGCCTACAGCCAGCAGGGCCGCCTCGCCGACGGCTACCAGGCCCTGCGCATCGCCGAGACCTGCGCTGCCCAGGACATCCGCCGCCCTGACGTCCGCGACCTGGTCGCCGATATGGCCGCCCGCGACCGCCGCCGTACCCTGCCACAACTGCATCGCTTCAGCCGCCAACTGGGAGCCCCCGCGTGAGTGAGCCGAACACCCCGAAGCCCTTCCTGTACGTCGTCGTCTGCGCGTGCGGCATCGCTGGCGACGTCGGCAAACTGATCACCGCAGCGCAGGAACGCCACTGGGACGTCGGGATCGTCGCCACCGCGCAGGGCCTGGGCTTCCTCGACGCAGAAGCGATCCAGGCACAGACCGGCTACCCGATCCGCTCCGCCTGGCGCACCCCCGGCGAAGCCCGCCCCCTGCCGCCCGCCGACGCCATCGCCGTCGCACCTGCCACCTTCAACACGATCAACAAATGGGCCGCCGGGATCAGCGACACCCTCGCCCTGGGCATCCTGTGCGAGGCATACGGCATGAACATCCCCACCGCCGTCCTGCCCTACCTCAACTCCGCCCAGGCCGCCCACCCCGCCTACCACCGCAGCCTCAACCACCTACGCGAAATGGGCGTACTCATCGGTTCCTACGAACCCCACCGGCCCAAAACCGGCGGCGGCGCCGACCGCTTCCACTGGCACGAAGCCCTGGATCTATTGGACCCACACCTCGCACCTCGCCCATAACGCTCCCACGCTCGAGGGAACATCCCCGCGAGCGCGGGAAGCGGCCACCCCGGCCACGGGCGCGCAGGCGAAGCCGACGCCGCCAATTCTCACAATCTCCGGAACACCCCAGTCACCACCCGCGATCACCACCATCGTCGCGGCCACAGGGAGCGGGCACGCGACAGAGTCGCCTGCTCGGTCCCCAGGTTCACCGTCAGGGATCCGGAGGAACGCTGGCTGCACCCGGAGGAGGTGGGTGTCGGGGTGGGGTTCCTCGTAGCGGTCCAAGACCTTCTGGCGGGGCGGCCGGCCTCCAGGACCTGACCAGCTCGCCCCACCAGCCGGGACTGCCGTGGCGGGTTGGACCTCCTCTGCGCCGGGTGACCAGGTGTCGCCATTCCGTGAACCGTGGCTCTGGCACAACTTCTATGACTGGGCCCCTGAGTCACGGCTGGGCGCTTCAAGGACTGTCCAGCCGATCATGGGACTTCACGCTTAGGTCGTTGGTGTGGACATGGGCTGGAGTGATCTCACGAATGCGGAGTGGGAACGGCTGCGGCCGTTCCTGCCGGCCAGTAATCGGCGTTGTGGGCAGTGGCGCGACGGTCCCGTCTCTTCCGGCCGCAACTGCGGGCTCAGCTGACGGCGGTGCCGAACCACTTGGGAAGGTAGGTGAGCAGGTCCTGCTGGTGTTCGCCCGCCCAGGCCACGTGGCCGTCCGGGCGCAGGAGTACTGCGGGTACGTCCAGTTCCTCACTGGTGTCGACGATGTGGTCGATCCGGTCTTCCCATCCTGTCACCGACAGTCGGCCGGTCTGGTCGAGGAGCAGTCCGCGGCCGGCGTGCATCTGCTCGTAGAGGCGTCCGCGCTTCAGCGCGACGTCCCGCATCCGCCGACCGAGCAGCTCGTGGCCGTTGCCGAAGTCGTAGCGGACGCCGACCGCGGAGGTCATCTCGGTCACGTACCGGTTCACCTCGTCGAAGTCCAGCAGCTTCGAGAACAGCTCCCGCAGGGCCACTGCGCCGGGGGTGTTCTCCAGCAGCGCGGTCTGCGCGCGGGTGTTGGCCACGACGCCGGCCCCCACCGGGTGGCGTTCGCTGTGGTAGGTGTCGAGCAGGCCGGCCGGTGCCCAGCCGTTGATCTCGGCGGCGAGTTTCCAGCCGAGGTTGAAGGCGTCCTGGACGCCGAGGCTGAGACCCTGGCCGCCGGTCGGCGGATGGATGTGTGCTGCGTCGCCCGCCAGTAGTACCCGGCCGACCCGGTATCGCTCGGCCTGCCGGGTGGCATCGCCCACCCTGGACAGCCAGCGCGGTGAGTGCGCGCCGAAGTCGGTGCCCGCGTGGGCCCACAGCTGCTCCTTGACCTCCTCAAGGGTCGGCTCGGTCGCCCGGTCCTCGACCACGCCGGCGGCGGGCACGATGACCCGGTACACGCCGTCCCCCAGCGGGACGGTGCCGAACCGAACGTGGGCCTTGCGGGCCTCCGCGGTGATGGCGGCCACCGTCGCCGGATCCTCCGTCATCTCCATGTCGCCCAGCAGCGTCTCGGTCCTGGCGGGCTCGCCGGGGAAGCCGA of the Streptomyces sp. NBC_00287 genome contains:
- a CDS encoding flavoprotein, producing MSEPNTPKPFLYVVVCACGIAGDVGKLITAAQERHWDVGIVATAQGLGFLDAEAIQAQTGYPIRSAWRTPGEARPLPPADAIAVAPATFNTINKWAAGISDTLALGILCEAYGMNIPTAVLPYLNSAQAAHPAYHRSLNHLREMGVLIGSYEPHRPKTGGGADRFHWHEALDLLDPHLAPRP
- the rox gene encoding rifampin monooxygenase yields the protein MIDVIVAGGGPVGLMLAAELRLAGVRTVVLEKLTEPAGQSRGRGIQVRSVEMLDQRGLLDRFLAMSEQYRTSDFGGLIKLRSQLLDTAHPFGLATAQTVTEQLLTERATELGAEIRRGCELVGLSQDEDGVSVELADGTRLRSRYLVGCDGGRSTVRKLLGVGFPGEPARTETLLGDMEMTEDPATVAAITAEARKAHVRFGTVPLGDGVYRVIVPAAGVVEDRATEPTLEEVKEQLWAHAGTDFGAHSPRWLSRVGDATRQAERYRVGRVLLAGDAAHIHPPTGGQGLSLGVQDAFNLGWKLAAEINGWAPAGLLDTYHSERHPVGAGVVANTRAQTALLENTPGAVALRELFSKLLDFDEVNRYVTEMTSAVGVRYDFGNGHELLGRRMRDVALKRGRLYEQMHAGRGLLLDQTGRLSVTGWEDRIDHIVDTSEELDVPAVLLRPDGHVAWAGEHQQDLLTYLPKWFGTAVS